CATCAAAATAAGAGAGTGCGTTTACGTATCCGGATACGGGTATCCCGCTTGCGATAGCATCTTTCAATACCTCGCGAAGGCTGGCCTGCGTGCTCAGCAGCTTTTGCGCAATGTTGCTATCGAGTAGGATATTGCGCAAGTCCGGATTAGCTGCATAGGCTTTTCTAAAATCCTCGAGCAAAGCCGCGCGGATAATGCAGCCGCCGCGCCAAACTTTGGTTACCACCTGTAAGTCTAACTCATAGCTATAGCTTTCCGATGCAACAGTAAGCTGTGCCAAACCTTGCGCATAGGTCGTGATGATCACAAAGTACAACGCATTTTTTAAGCGAGAAATGAGCGTTGCTGCTGGGAGATCAACCGCTTGTCCATCCCATTTAAGTAATTTTGCTGCCTCCAAACGTTCGGGTTTATATTTGGACATATCGCGCATATTGACCGCTGCATCAATCACCGGCACTGGCACCTGTAGATCCATCGCATTTTGCGAAGTCCATTTACCCGTTCCTTTTGATCTTGCCCAATCTGAAATCAGGTCCACCAAATACTGGTCACCTTCTTTCTTCTTCAGAATCTGAGCGGTAATCTCAATCAAGAACGAGTTTAGTTCGCCCTTGTTCCATTCTTCGAAAGTCTGCTGTATGGTTTGGGTGTCAAAACCATATAATCTTTTCATCAGGTCATAGGTCTCTGCAATTAACTGCATGATACCGTATTCGATACCGTTATGCACCATCTTTACATAATTTCCGGCCGACCCGTTGCCTAAAAATTCCACACAGGGCTCGCCCATTACCTTGGCCGAAACCGCCTCAAATATTGGCCTTAGTCTTTCATATGCCTTTCGGTCGCCACCGGGCATCAAGCTTGGCCCACGACGAGCCCCACTTTCTCCTCCCGATATGCCCATTCCGAAGAAATGTATACCCATCCCGGAAAGCTCATTAAATCTTCTGTCCGTATCCGCGAAGTACGTGTTTCCGCCGTCGATGAGTATATCTCCTTTATCCAAAAGCGGAACAAGACTGGCAATCGCCATATCAACCGGCTTTCCGGCCGGCACCAATAGCATGATTGCTCGGGGTTGTTGCAAAGCCCCTATAAACTCTTCTACCTGGGTTGTCGCTTTGATGCGATGTCCTTCGCCTGCTTCAGCTTCCAATGACTTCGCTTTCTGTGGATCAAGGTCTAGCCCTGCTACCGCGAAACCGTTGTCGGCCATGTTCAGCAATAAATTACGTCCCATTACGCCGAGTCCAACTATTCCAAAATCGTAATTATTCTTTTTATCTATACTCATCGTTTAATACCGTTTTTCTAAGTTGAAATTTACCATTTTTGTTGATACTATGAAAGACAATTATCAGCAGATTGGTGTGCGGTACTTTCTTCGCTTCAATTACTTCGCTGGTATTGAGCCTTTTGTTGTAAACCAACAGATAATCCGTATATTGAGCTCTCCTAAACATCAATTTTATTTATGATCATTGGATTAGACATTGGGACATCATCTGCGAAAGCTGTTGCATTTGACTACGCAGGTAACATCTTGTCGCAGCATAGTATACCTTATCCTATAATAAACCCGGCGGAAGGCTGGTATGAGCAAGATCCGGAGATTGTTTATGGTGCATGTATTGATTCTATTATGCATGTCATGATTAGCTTAAAGCAATCTAGTGGGGAGATGCCGAAACCTGTATGTATTTCGGTGAGCAGTGCTATGCACGGGCTGATCGCTGTTGACTCGATGGGACAGCCACTTAGCAATTGCATTATATGGGCAGATCGCAGAAGCGAGCATATTGCGGTAGCTTTGGAGGCAAGTGAGGCGGGAAGGTTGCTTTATCAGCAGACGGGTACACCAATACATCCCATGTCTTTGCTTTGCAAATTAATGTGGATAAAGTCCAATGATCAAAAATTATTTGCTCAGTCACACAAGTTTATCGGTATCAAAGAATTTCTTTTTTACCGGCTCTTTGGCGTGTATGTGGTTGATCATTCCATTGCATCTGCAACAGGGCTTTTCGACATACATCACCTAAGATGGTCTGATCAGGCGTTAAGCTTGGCGGGCATATCGGAAGAACAGCTAGCATCGCCAGTTCCGGTCGATTATATTTTAAATATGCCTCGCCGAGAAATTGCGGCCTTGATGCACATCCCCGAAGATACCCCTTTTGTTATAGGTGGTAGCGATGGTTGTTTGGCTAATCTCGGAGTAGGAGCTATAAGTCCTGGAGTGGCTTCGGTAACGGTCGGTACCAGTGGAGCTATTCGCGTAGCAAGCGCGCAGGCAAATCATGAAAAAAAACAAAGACTATTTACCTACCTACTGAGACCAAATGAATATATAATTGGTGGTGCGGTTAACAATGGCGGTGTATTACGCAACTGGTTTCGGGACAACTTTTTGAGCGAATATACCCAAATGGAAGCAGATGGAGATCCTTCGGCGTCGTTAAATGCTTTGATCGACTCTGTCGTTCCGGGGGCAGAAGGCTTGATATTCTTGCCCTATCTAACTGGTGAACGGGCACCACATTGGAATTCCAATGCTAAAGGCGTTTATTTTGGAATACAGTTGCATCATGGTAGGGCTCACTTTGCACGTGCCATGATGGAAGGGATGTTGTTTGCAATTTACAGTGTGGGAATCGCATTAGAGGAGAACACCGGTCCCATTCATACGATCTTTGCAAGCGGCGGCTTGGCGCGTTCATCGTTGTTGGTGCAGATGCTTGCAGACATTTTCAATAAACCTGTATTCACCAAAAATACAGTAGAAAGCTCTGCATGGGGAGCAGCATTGATAGGCTTGGAAGCCTTGGGTATTCAGGGAGGTGAGCCTACTATAAAAAACAAACAAGCGGAAGCAGAGCACGATACCGAGCACGATTATAAACCGAGTGCGGAGAATCACGCTGTCTATATGAAGAACTTCAGGAAATTTGAACGCCTATACCATATATTGGAAGGTGAGTTTTAACTAAATATAAATTATCATGCCTCTAATCATCGTTATTTTGGGAGTAGCTTTACTACTTCTTTTAGTTACCGTTGTCAGGTTAAACACGATCTTTTCATTACTGATAACCTCTGTTGCGGTCGGTTTTGCTATGAATATGAGTGCCGTCGACATCCTTAAATCTGTTGAAACCGGAGTGAGTACCACTATGGGCCAGTTGGCACTATTGTTGGCTTTCGGGTCTCTATTGGGAAAATTGATGGCGGAGGGTGGTGCTGCAGAAAAGATTACAACGGTACTAACGGCTGTATTTGGCAAAAAGAACTTACCTTGGGCAATGGTTCTCACGGGCTTTTTAGTAGGAATTCCCTTATTTTACAATGTCGGTTTTATCGTCTTAGTACCATTCGTTTTCATGGTATGTGTTTCCAATAAGATGCCCTTGCTTTACGTAGCCATTCCGTTGCTGGCAGCGCTGTCCGTGACACACGGTTATTTGCCACCGCATCCGGGAGCTACGGCCATAGCGCTTACCTACAAAGCGGATATCGGTTTAACAATGGCCTATGGTATTGTTGTGGCAATTCCTGCCATCATTATCGGTGGGCCGCTCTTTGGCAGGATGCTTAAGGATATTCCGACCAACCCACCGACCGAGTTTTTTCCGGAACACAATCAAGCGGATAGGAAGGAGCTTCCCGGGTTTGCAATTAGTATATTTACGGGGCTTTTTCCAATAATTTTAATTGCTTTTGGTTCATTTTCCCATCTAATATTTCCAGAAGGCTCCTCTTGGCAGAAGGCACTGCGTTTCTTGGGTGACCCGGTGGTGGCTTTAATGATTGCATCGCTAATGGCGATGTACACAATGGGTATCCGCCAAGGCAAAAGTTTGCGGGAGCAGTCAGAAAGTGTGGAAGAAGCGATCCGCGGGATAATGATGATCCTTTTTATCATTGCAGCATCAGGCGCCTTTAAGCAAATTTTGGTAGACAGTGGTGTAGCGAATTACATCGCTGACCTAACCGCAGACCTGAGCTTGTCGCCTCTTGTACTTGCATGGTTAATAGCCGGTATCATTCGCCTAGTTATCGGTTCGGCTAGTGTTGCTGGGCTCACGGCAGCAGGCATTATGCTTCCCATTGTGCAGGCAGGAAAGGTTACTCCTGAATTAATGGTGCTGGCGACGGGAGCGGGTAGTCTTATGTTCTCACACGTCAACGATCCTGGGTTTTGGATGTTTAAATCTTATTTTGGAGTGAGCATGAAGGATACGTTTCGCTCATGGACGGTGATGGAAACGCTCGTTTCTGTTGTTGGATTGATTGGCGTCTTGATTTTACATTGGCTTGGTCATTGACAGCGAATGGGAAAGTTTCCTATTGTCATACATCTTTAGTTAATAATCTTACCTTTCTAAGCATTGCTTCTTTATAAACAACATAAACATGATCGTGTACTGTCACGGTAGCTCAACAAAGTGATTATATGAAGTAATCGTAAGGATATTTAGTAATAGCTCAAACGAATATTGAATTATACAGGCCCATAATCGGTTGATTATGGGCTTTTTTTTGACGGAAACCTTTGTTTGATTTTTTTTTCTTAATATCGTGACAATGAACCGAATTTTTGTTGTTCTAAAATTATGTGGAGATTACACCGATTTCATATACATTGCTTAATCCTGTTGGTAAGCTGCCTATCTGGGTTACCGTCTTTTGGACAATCAATTGCTTATACAGTAGACAATTTGCCCAGTCCAAAAATAAAGGGGCAGGATTATTTTGTGTCCAATCCCGATGGGATTCTATCTTCGGGTACAGTGGCGGAATTAGATGGTTTATCAACGCAGATTGAGGCTACTACAAAAAGTGAATTTGCCATCGTTGTGGTGAATGATTACGTTGGCGACAGTGATTTCGAATTTGCTTTAAAATTATTCAATGCCTGGGGGATCGGTAAGAAGGAAAGTAACAATGGGCTTTTGTTGTTTATTGCTAAAGACCGACATGAATACCGTTTTATCACTGGGTATGGTATGGAAAGCATTTTGCCCGATGCTTATTTAAAGCGCATTGGCGAAAAGTATCTCGTACCCAATTTTCGGAATGAGGATTACGACCGCGGTGTTATGGAGGCTTCAGAATTTATAAAGACCATCCTTACCTCACCGGATAGTAAGGCCGAGCTGGAACGCTTAATGCCAGAGGCAACACCGGTCTGGAGCTTTAAAAGTCCAATCCTGCGAAATTCACTGTTGGTTTTAGGTTTGTTTGCAATCTGTTATATCTGGTTGGGTGAAGTGACCCGAGCGATCAAAGGGAAGTTGACTAAAAAAAGTAAATATTTCCCGCCTTTAGTCAGTGGATGCGGCTGTATGGGAATAGTAATGTTTATCTCGGTGTTTATCTGTGCATTTGCCCTCAATAATTTTGAGGAGGTCTATCAGTGGAAAAATTTACCTTATTTTATTGGTGTTTTTGGTAGTATCACCTTGGCGATGAAGTATAATGCAAGCCGCACGCAAATTGTCAATTCTTATCAGGACGAAGAAAATATACAAAAAGCTTTGCGCAAATTTCGTGTCTGGGGCTTAGTTCCGCTATTGCTTAGTCCATTGGCGCTATTTGATCTCATTGGATTGAATAAACGCATTCGGAAGAATCAACTTCGATTGGCTCCTCCAGATCAATCTGGACGTTGGTTGCGCATGAATAAGGATGATGTGTCTACCCGAGAAAGTGCATACCTGGATAAGGGGCAGCTTTTGGAGGAAAAAATCGGTAGTCGTTCGTACGAAATATGGATAGATCAGACGACCAATGAAACAAAGCTGGTTCCCTGGGATGAAAATGTTGGTTTCAGTGATTGTCCTGCATGTCATTACAGAACTTTTGAGACCGGGCGTACCAAGACGATACGTGCAGCAACGTATAGTTCGCAGGGATTGGAAGAACGCTTTGACTTATGCAAGAACTGTGGCCATCGGGTATCCCATGGTGAACATTCAACTCCAGTTAAAGTGCGCTCAACATCGAGTAGCTCTGGCGGAGGATCGAGTAGTAGTGGCGGTGGTGGTAGTTTTGGTGGCGGATCTTCTGGTGGCGGTGGTGCAGGCGGAAGATGGTAATCCGTAATTTAGGGCAAAAAAAAAGGTTTCCAAACGGGGAGAATGAAAACCTTAAATAACCAATTATAAACCTAAATTATGATGACACAAATATAGTGTATTTATTACACTATGCAAATTTTTTTAAAAAAAAATAAAAAATAAGTTACAGCTAGCGCTATATGATTTCTGTTTATAAATTGAAACCAAAATTTCAGCAGTTGCTGATGCCGATCTTGAACTTTTTGCATCAAAGGAAGATAACGGCCAATCAAATTACAATTGGATCGATCGTATTCTCGTTGATCATTGCTTTGTTTTTTTGGTATGCTGATCGTTTCCCGATTTTCTTTTTGGTCCTGCCAATCGGATTGTTATTCCGCATGGCCTTGAATGCCTTAGATGGTATGATGGCGAGGCTTTTTAATCAGACCAGCAAGACCGGAGAGGTTTTGAACGAAGTCGGAGATATTGTTTCGGATGTCGTGCTATTTTTTCCTTTGTTGAAGTTTCATCCGGAAAGCGTGTATCCAATTGTCGCTTTTATTGTCTTGAGTGTTGTGAATGAATTTTGTGGATTGATAGGGAAGGTAATTGCCAATGATCGTCGTTACGATGGGCCGATGGGCAAAAGTGATCGTGCTTTGCTGTTGGGCGTATATGGAATTTTAGCATTATTGCATATTTCTATCGTTGCTATTTCGGGCTATATTTTTGGCGTTTTGTGCTTACTCTTACTTTTGAGTTCGGTAACTCGATTGAGAAAGGCTTTGGCGCATGGCTGATGCCAATGGCAAGTTTGCAGATGTTCCTGTTCGTGTTAGAAGCTGGGGTTATATTGTCTTGGTGCTGGCGGTTGCTTTCGTCCCACCAACATTATCACCTTTGTTTGTTGCCTGGATAACCTTTCAAGGGATGTGCGAATTTGCGCGTATGTTTATCCCTGAATGGAAGGCGAATCCATTTGTATTCCTTTCCATGGCATTGTTGCAAGCGTTGCTTCTGTACTTTTGTTCCTATCAAGAATATTTAGTGTTGGCCAGCTTCATGTGTTTAGGGACTGCTTTATTTTTCAAATATGGTTTAAAGGTTAAGAAGGGAACTGTATTTGGACTGTTTTTTGGCGCCGTAGCTTGTTTGCTTGCCTTTAGCCATTTAGCTTTTATCCGATCCATTAAAATGGATGGCATCGCGTTCCTAGGACTAAAATTAATCGGATATATTGTTGTGTTAACGGAACTGAATGACGTCTTTCAATACCTGATGGGCAAGTTTTTTGGCAAACGTAAAATCGTTCCGCGTATTAGCCCAAATAAGACAATTGCTGGATGTGTGGGCGGTATCGGCTTAACAATTATACTGAGTAATTTATTGGGGTATTTCCTACTGCCTTTTCAGAATTTTCTATACTTTTCGTTGTTCGGTTTGTTCTTCGGTATTTTGGGATTCTGGGGAGATGTTCTTTTTTCCTATCTGAAAAGGAAGGCAGGAGTGAAAGATACTGGAACATTGATTCCCGGGCATGGTGGCTTATTGGACCGTATCGATAGTCTGATCTTCAATGCGCCACTGTTTTATGCTCTGATTATCCTGTTGTTGGGGAATTAATAAAATTTGACGAATGTAGTGGAGAGAAGGTTAATTAAAATTTCAATGTGATGGCTTATCAACGTGCTGTTTTATTTTCAGGGGGTGGAACGCGGTTCAGTCTATATATGGGCATGTACGCTGCGTTAGATGAGCTGGGCTTAAAACCAGATCTGCTTATAGCAAGCTGCGGCGGTTCAATGGCAGTCGCTGTTATACAGGCCTTTGCTACACATGAAGCCCGCAAGTGCTATCTACAATCTGAAGAATTTTATCGGTTTTTCTTGCATCATCGGCTCACTGAACAGCGTCGTTTGGT
The Sphingobacterium multivorum genome window above contains:
- the gndA gene encoding NADP-dependent phosphogluconate dehydrogenase; amino-acid sequence: MSIDKKNNYDFGIVGLGVMGRNLLLNMADNGFAVAGLDLDPQKAKSLEAEAGEGHRIKATTQVEEFIGALQQPRAIMLLVPAGKPVDMAIASLVPLLDKGDILIDGGNTYFADTDRRFNELSGMGIHFFGMGISGGESGARRGPSLMPGGDRKAYERLRPIFEAVSAKVMGEPCVEFLGNGSAGNYVKMVHNGIEYGIMQLIAETYDLMKRLYGFDTQTIQQTFEEWNKGELNSFLIEITAQILKKKEGDQYLVDLISDWARSKGTGKWTSQNAMDLQVPVPVIDAAVNMRDMSKYKPERLEAAKLLKWDGQAVDLPAATLISRLKNALYFVIITTYAQGLAQLTVASESYSYELDLQVVTKVWRGGCIIRAALLEDFRKAYAANPDLRNILLDSNIAQKLLSTQASLREVLKDAIASGIPVSGYVNALSYFDAYRSEKLPTNIIQAQRDYFGAHTYERIDREGIFHTLWD
- a CDS encoding gluconokinase; the encoded protein is MIIGLDIGTSSAKAVAFDYAGNILSQHSIPYPIINPAEGWYEQDPEIVYGACIDSIMHVMISLKQSSGEMPKPVCISVSSAMHGLIAVDSMGQPLSNCIIWADRRSEHIAVALEASEAGRLLYQQTGTPIHPMSLLCKLMWIKSNDQKLFAQSHKFIGIKEFLFYRLFGVYVVDHSIASATGLFDIHHLRWSDQALSLAGISEEQLASPVPVDYILNMPRREIAALMHIPEDTPFVIGGSDGCLANLGVGAISPGVASVTVGTSGAIRVASAQANHEKKQRLFTYLLRPNEYIIGGAVNNGGVLRNWFRDNFLSEYTQMEADGDPSASLNALIDSVVPGAEGLIFLPYLTGERAPHWNSNAKGVYFGIQLHHGRAHFARAMMEGMLFAIYSVGIALEENTGPIHTIFASGGLARSSLLVQMLADIFNKPVFTKNTVESSAWGAALIGLEALGIQGGEPTIKNKQAEAEHDTEHDYKPSAENHAVYMKNFRKFERLYHILEGEF
- a CDS encoding gluconate:H+ symporter, with protein sequence MPLIIVILGVALLLLLVTVVRLNTIFSLLITSVAVGFAMNMSAVDILKSVETGVSTTMGQLALLLAFGSLLGKLMAEGGAAEKITTVLTAVFGKKNLPWAMVLTGFLVGIPLFYNVGFIVLVPFVFMVCVSNKMPLLYVAIPLLAALSVTHGYLPPHPGATAIALTYKADIGLTMAYGIVVAIPAIIIGGPLFGRMLKDIPTNPPTEFFPEHNQADRKELPGFAISIFTGLFPIILIAFGSFSHLIFPEGSSWQKALRFLGDPVVALMIASLMAMYTMGIRQGKSLREQSESVEEAIRGIMMILFIIAASGAFKQILVDSGVANYIADLTADLSLSPLVLAWLIAGIIRLVIGSASVAGLTAAGIMLPIVQAGKVTPELMVLATGAGSLMFSHVNDPGFWMFKSYFGVSMKDTFRSWTVMETLVSVVGLIGVLILHWLGH
- a CDS encoding TPM domain-containing protein yields the protein MWRLHRFHIHCLILLVSCLSGLPSFGQSIAYTVDNLPSPKIKGQDYFVSNPDGILSSGTVAELDGLSTQIEATTKSEFAIVVVNDYVGDSDFEFALKLFNAWGIGKKESNNGLLLFIAKDRHEYRFITGYGMESILPDAYLKRIGEKYLVPNFRNEDYDRGVMEASEFIKTILTSPDSKAELERLMPEATPVWSFKSPILRNSLLVLGLFAICYIWLGEVTRAIKGKLTKKSKYFPPLVSGCGCMGIVMFISVFICAFALNNFEEVYQWKNLPYFIGVFGSITLAMKYNASRTQIVNSYQDEENIQKALRKFRVWGLVPLLLSPLALFDLIGLNKRIRKNQLRLAPPDQSGRWLRMNKDDVSTRESAYLDKGQLLEEKIGSRSYEIWIDQTTNETKLVPWDENVGFSDCPACHYRTFETGRTKTIRAATYSSQGLEERFDLCKNCGHRVSHGEHSTPVKVRSTSSSSGGGSSSSGGGGSFGGGSSGGGGAGGRW
- a CDS encoding CDP-alcohol phosphatidyltransferase family protein — translated: MKPKFQQLLMPILNFLHQRKITANQITIGSIVFSLIIALFFWYADRFPIFFLVLPIGLLFRMALNALDGMMARLFNQTSKTGEVLNEVGDIVSDVVLFFPLLKFHPESVYPIVAFIVLSVVNEFCGLIGKVIANDRRYDGPMGKSDRALLLGVYGILALLHISIVAISGYIFGVLCLLLLLSSVTRLRKALAHG
- a CDS encoding phosphatidate cytidylyltransferase; the encoded protein is MADANGKFADVPVRVRSWGYIVLVLAVAFVPPTLSPLFVAWITFQGMCEFARMFIPEWKANPFVFLSMALLQALLLYFCSYQEYLVLASFMCLGTALFFKYGLKVKKGTVFGLFFGAVACLLAFSHLAFIRSIKMDGIAFLGLKLIGYIVVLTELNDVFQYLMGKFFGKRKIVPRISPNKTIAGCVGGIGLTIILSNLLGYFLLPFQNFLYFSLFGLFFGILGFWGDVLFSYLKRKAGVKDTGTLIPGHGGLLDRIDSLIFNAPLFYALIILLLGN